One Saccharopolyspora erythraea NRRL 2338 genomic region harbors:
- a CDS encoding MarR family winged helix-turn-helix transcriptional regulator encodes MERTPDLIDTARSQWREVHPDLDTTSIDVVGRVLRASAVLRQRLDAAFAEEGLNRAEFDLLCALRRSDAPVTPGRLNSLTVSSGAATTKRIQQLAERGLLERAVDARDRRSARIALTEQGREVIDRAFRRNLEAERHLLSGLDPGRRQELVTGLADLLGALEGPGPLG; translated from the coding sequence ATGGAACGTACACCCGATCTGATCGACACCGCCCGGTCGCAGTGGCGGGAGGTCCACCCCGACCTCGACACCACCAGCATCGACGTGGTGGGACGCGTGTTGCGGGCCTCCGCCGTCCTGCGCCAGCGCCTCGACGCCGCCTTCGCCGAGGAGGGGCTCAACCGGGCGGAGTTCGACCTGCTTTGCGCCCTGCGGCGGTCCGATGCCCCGGTGACCCCGGGACGCCTCAACAGCCTGACGGTGTCCTCCGGTGCGGCCACCACGAAGCGGATCCAGCAGCTCGCCGAGCGCGGCCTGCTGGAGCGCGCCGTCGACGCGCGCGACCGGCGCAGCGCCCGCATCGCCCTGACCGAGCAGGGACGCGAGGTGATCGACCGCGCGTTCCGCCGGAACCTGGAGGCCGAGCGGCATCTGCTTTCGGGCTTGGACCCCGGTCGCCGCCAGGAGCTGGTCACCGGACTGGCCGACTTGCTGGGCGCGCTGGAAGGCCCGGGGCCGCTGGGCTGA
- a CDS encoding FUSC family protein — protein MPTTVLTRRLGDTFRLRRGGPVVWPATRAFVSVLAPMAVLLQLHRLDLAAGAVFGALTSVYGRSEPYRQQARTLAAVAVTMVLAVAAGDLIAVFGAGHAWHEALALLGTAVVGAVTTAAATAAKVGAPGGLIFAFATGACAHLALEPADLGPHLAVAAASAAFAWAVSTAGAVVSGLGPQRRAVAAALEATAAHLESGGDLATRHRAAVAVETAWNSVALVGRRHRETRAHLDLVRAVETCEALLVESGDADVDALRAAATAVGAGRPLPLSGRSAATVVPPAPQSRWVLVRGVMRAALRPKRHGSSWLLPYAARVGVAALLAGALADLAGIGHAYWAAVSAVSVLQATSTSTSVPRMIQRVLGTVFGVFVGVAVLAAQPGPWVLVAVLAVLQWGAEMTVMANYALGLFFATPVALLVSGLATPAEPAELASNRFWATLLGGAIAVGVAWLAPRGPWLGRVHRALARVRDLSAETPPRPKALRAALVELHDAYDVAQGEVRDAELPTEELLEVSHRAYALADSAPPATGHPTPTPAAPPT, from the coding sequence GTGCCGACCACTGTGCTGACTCGACGTCTCGGGGACACCTTCCGGCTGCGCAGGGGCGGGCCGGTGGTCTGGCCCGCGACCCGCGCCTTCGTCTCGGTGCTCGCGCCGATGGCCGTGCTGCTCCAGCTCCACCGCCTCGACCTGGCCGCCGGTGCCGTTTTCGGCGCGCTGACCAGCGTCTACGGCCGTAGCGAGCCCTACCGGCAGCAGGCGCGGACGCTCGCGGCGGTGGCCGTCACGATGGTCCTCGCGGTCGCGGCCGGCGATCTCATCGCGGTCTTCGGCGCCGGACACGCCTGGCACGAGGCGCTGGCGCTGCTCGGCACGGCGGTGGTCGGCGCCGTGACCACCGCCGCCGCCACCGCGGCGAAGGTCGGCGCGCCCGGCGGGCTGATCTTCGCCTTCGCCACCGGGGCCTGCGCGCACCTCGCGCTGGAGCCTGCCGACCTCGGCCCGCACCTCGCGGTCGCCGCCGCCAGCGCCGCGTTCGCGTGGGCGGTGAGCACCGCGGGTGCCGTGGTCAGCGGGCTGGGACCGCAGCGCCGGGCCGTCGCGGCGGCCCTGGAGGCCACCGCGGCGCACCTGGAGTCGGGCGGCGACCTCGCGACCCGCCACCGCGCCGCGGTCGCCGTCGAGACCGCCTGGAACAGCGTCGCGCTCGTCGGCCGACGGCATCGGGAGACGCGGGCACACCTCGACCTGGTGCGCGCGGTGGAGACCTGCGAGGCCCTGCTCGTGGAGTCCGGCGACGCGGATGTGGACGCGTTGCGCGCCGCCGCTACCGCAGTCGGCGCAGGCAGGCCGCTCCCGCTCTCCGGACGGTCCGCCGCGACGGTCGTGCCGCCCGCACCGCAGTCGCGCTGGGTGCTGGTCCGCGGCGTCATGCGCGCCGCGCTGCGCCCGAAGCGCCACGGGAGCTCGTGGCTGCTGCCCTACGCCGCCAGGGTCGGCGTCGCGGCGCTGCTGGCCGGGGCGCTGGCCGACCTGGCAGGCATCGGCCACGCGTACTGGGCCGCCGTGTCGGCGGTGTCGGTGCTGCAGGCGACCAGCACGTCGACCTCGGTGCCGCGGATGATCCAGCGCGTCCTTGGCACGGTCTTCGGCGTTTTCGTCGGAGTCGCGGTGCTTGCGGCGCAGCCCGGCCCGTGGGTGCTGGTCGCGGTGCTGGCGGTGTTGCAGTGGGGTGCGGAGATGACCGTCATGGCCAACTACGCCCTGGGACTGTTCTTCGCGACGCCGGTCGCCCTGCTGGTGAGCGGGCTGGCCACGCCGGCGGAACCGGCCGAGCTGGCCTCCAACCGCTTCTGGGCGACACTGCTCGGCGGCGCGATCGCCGTGGGGGTGGCGTGGCTGGCGCCCCGCGGACCCTGGCTGGGGCGGGTGCACCGGGCGCTGGCGCGGGTCCGCGACCTCAGCGCGGAGACCCCGCCGCGCCCGAAGGCGCTGCGTGCTGCGCTGGTCGAGCTGCACGACGCCTACGACGTCGCGCAGGGCGAGGTTCGCGACGCGGAGCTGCCGACGGAGGAGCTGCTCGAGGTCTCGCACCGGGCGTACGCGCTGGCGGACTCCGCACCGCCTGCGACCGGGCATCCGACGCCGACGCCGGCGGCACCACCGACCTGA
- a CDS encoding antibiotic biosynthesis monooxygenase family protein yields MAVVKINAIEVPEGKGPELEKRFASRHGSVDSAPGFLGFELLRPVNGENRYFVYTRWETEEDFQNWAQGPAKEAHAGEHKNPVATGSSLLEFEVVQESKPQG; encoded by the coding sequence ATGGCGGTTGTGAAGATCAATGCGATCGAGGTCCCCGAAGGCAAGGGCCCCGAGCTCGAGAAGCGGTTCGCGAGCAGGCACGGCTCGGTGGACAGCGCACCGGGCTTCCTGGGCTTCGAGCTCCTGCGCCCGGTCAACGGCGAGAACCGGTACTTCGTCTACACCCGGTGGGAGACGGAGGAGGACTTCCAGAACTGGGCCCAGGGCCCGGCCAAGGAGGCCCACGCCGGTGAGCACAAGAACCCGGTGGCCACCGGATCCAGCCTGCTGGAGTTCGAGGTGGTCCAGGAGTCCAAGCCGCAGGGCTGA
- a CDS encoding YhgE/Pip domain-containing protein, with translation MERGPAVKAIRLARLEFLRFRGPVRRWVPLVLILVPLLYGGLYLWSNWDPYGRLGAVPVAVVNNDRPVLHDRELIDAGGQFVGQLKAARTFDWHFTDGADARRGLEQGRYYFTIEVPRDFSAKLASAADAEPKRAELLVTKNDANGFIVGIMADTVKSQLQNQINAAAHASYARALYGELDQAREKLQMASEASKELVKGSELGEQGTAALTKGLSGVRDGAGRISRGVSDISSATAQLDAQIGDLTDVATEKLPDAVGSVVGASGVAVRTLDEISTATAAVRDGSATGVTDLQELARKHPAVGDDPVYRRALDNARRLSATATATSDAAERALGTAQDADSRARALQKEVEPLREQVRESTGPMETLTKGTGELEAGSRGVTSGLSTLVANSGVLQTGADQLNTGAKRIEGLIAGGLDQIPPTNPGRVAQAADVLASPARIETANLNPASVYGRGLAPFFFSIALWVFGLFAYLLLRPLNSRAVAGRVGATTITLAGYLPAAALGVVGGLLLYGAVDLGLGLQPRHMWWTIGLVALAVAAFVAIDHLLRTAFGAVGGLLSLVLLMVQLTACGGLYPVETTPGPFQVIHPYLPMTYLVDGLRVTISGGLTDVLVRSAVMLAGFLVVALAMTTAVVMRQRMWTVGRLHPQVAL, from the coding sequence GTGGAACGGGGGCCTGCGGTGAAGGCGATCAGGCTGGCACGGCTGGAGTTCCTGCGGTTCCGCGGTCCGGTGCGGCGCTGGGTGCCGCTGGTGCTGATCCTGGTGCCGCTGCTCTACGGCGGGCTCTACCTGTGGTCGAACTGGGACCCCTACGGCAGGCTCGGGGCGGTGCCGGTGGCCGTGGTCAACAACGACCGCCCGGTGCTGCACGACAGGGAGCTCATCGACGCCGGCGGCCAGTTCGTCGGACAGCTCAAGGCCGCCCGCACCTTCGACTGGCACTTCACCGACGGCGCCGACGCGCGGCGCGGCCTGGAGCAGGGGCGCTACTACTTCACGATCGAGGTTCCGCGCGACTTCAGCGCGAAGCTCGCCAGCGCCGCCGACGCCGAGCCGAAGCGGGCCGAGCTGCTGGTCACCAAGAACGACGCGAACGGCTTCATCGTCGGGATCATGGCCGACACCGTGAAGTCGCAGCTGCAGAACCAGATCAACGCCGCCGCCCACGCCAGCTACGCCCGCGCGCTCTACGGCGAGCTGGACCAGGCCCGCGAGAAGCTGCAGATGGCGTCGGAGGCGTCCAAGGAGCTGGTCAAGGGATCCGAGCTGGGCGAGCAGGGCACGGCCGCGCTGACCAAGGGCCTCAGCGGCGTGCGGGACGGCGCGGGCCGGATCTCGCGCGGGGTCTCCGACATCTCCTCCGCGACCGCGCAGCTCGACGCCCAGATCGGAGACCTCACCGACGTCGCCACCGAGAAGCTGCCCGACGCGGTCGGCTCGGTCGTCGGCGCCAGCGGCGTCGCGGTGCGCACCCTCGACGAGATCAGCACCGCGACCGCGGCCGTCCGCGACGGGTCCGCGACGGGCGTGACCGACCTGCAGGAGCTGGCCCGCAAGCACCCTGCGGTCGGGGACGACCCGGTCTACCGGCGGGCGCTGGACAACGCCCGCCGGCTCTCGGCCACCGCCACCGCCACCTCCGACGCCGCCGAACGAGCGCTCGGCACCGCGCAGGACGCCGACTCCCGGGCGCGGGCGTTGCAGAAGGAGGTCGAACCGCTGCGTGAGCAGGTGCGGGAGAGCACCGGGCCGATGGAGACCCTCACCAAGGGCACCGGGGAGCTGGAAGCCGGGTCCAGGGGAGTCACCAGCGGGCTCAGCACGCTGGTCGCCAACAGCGGCGTGCTGCAGACCGGCGCGGACCAGCTCAACACCGGGGCCAAGCGCATCGAGGGACTGATCGCGGGCGGCCTCGACCAGATCCCGCCGACCAACCCGGGGCGGGTCGCCCAGGCCGCCGACGTCCTCGCCTCGCCCGCGCGGATCGAGACCGCCAACCTCAACCCGGCCTCGGTCTACGGCCGCGGCCTGGCCCCGTTCTTCTTCTCGATCGCGCTGTGGGTGTTCGGCCTGTTCGCATACCTGCTGCTCAGGCCGCTCAACTCGCGCGCCGTGGCCGGACGGGTCGGCGCGACGACGATCACGCTCGCCGGCTACCTGCCCGCCGCGGCGCTCGGAGTGGTCGGCGGGCTCCTGCTGTACGGGGCGGTCGACCTCGGGCTCGGCCTCCAGCCAAGGCACATGTGGTGGACGATCGGGCTGGTCGCGCTCGCGGTGGCGGCGTTCGTGGCCATCGACCACCTGCTGCGCACGGCGTTCGGCGCGGTCGGCGGCCTGCTCTCGCTGGTGCTGCTGATGGTGCAGCTGACCGCCTGCGGCGGGCTCTACCCGGTGGAGACCACCCCGGGCCCGTTCCAGGTGATCCACCCGTACCTGCCGATGACCTACCTCGTCGACGGCCTGCGGGTGACGATCTCCGGTGGCCTGACCGACGTGCTGGTGCGGTCCGCGGTGATGTTGGCGGGCTTCCTGGTGGTGGCGCTGGCCATGACCACCGCGGTGGTGATGCGGCAGCGGATGTGGACCGTCGGCAGGCTTCACCCGCAGGTCGCGCTGTAG
- a CDS encoding ATP-binding cassette domain-containing protein — translation MDIDGADFFARGITALGPEGIVFENVDLRFRPGDLGVVTGPGGSGRTALLYALAGRLRTVAGYLEVSGYVLPARARAVRKLVLPARLRPGFELEDKYRVREAVTEQRLIFGVSELDVEKSLAAVGLDPDPWALVCELHPAERLLLSIALAVAADPAAIVVDDVDVGLPRGSRARVWSALRAVAQTGMTVVAGSTDAPPGDAVVVHLPLFQFGEPTEVLSWNGGLR, via the coding sequence GTGGACATCGACGGCGCCGACTTCTTCGCCAGGGGAATCACCGCGCTCGGCCCCGAGGGAATCGTCTTCGAGAACGTGGACCTGCGGTTCCGGCCCGGCGATCTCGGCGTGGTCACCGGTCCCGGCGGCAGCGGCCGGACCGCACTGCTTTACGCGCTGGCGGGCAGGCTGCGGACGGTCGCCGGATATCTGGAGGTCTCCGGCTACGTGCTGCCCGCGCGGGCCAGGGCGGTGCGCAAGCTGGTGCTGCCCGCGCGGTTGCGCCCGGGTTTCGAGCTGGAGGACAAGTACCGCGTCCGCGAGGCCGTCACCGAGCAGCGGCTGATCTTCGGGGTGTCCGAGCTCGACGTCGAGAAGTCCCTCGCGGCCGTGGGGCTCGACCCCGACCCGTGGGCGCTGGTCTGCGAGCTGCACCCGGCCGAACGGCTGCTGCTGTCGATCGCGCTGGCCGTCGCCGCCGATCCCGCCGCGATCGTGGTCGACGACGTCGACGTGGGCCTGCCGCGGGGCAGCCGCGCGCGGGTGTGGTCCGCGCTGCGGGCGGTCGCCCAGACCGGCATGACGGTGGTCGCGGGCTCGACCGACGCGCCTCCCGGCGACGCGGTCGTGGTGCACCTGCCGCTGTTCCAGTTCGGCGAGCCGACCGAGGTCCTCTCGTGGAACGGGGGCCTGCGGTGA
- a CDS encoding 2'-5' RNA ligase family protein yields the protein MAHALGLFFDDSAEDAVRALWKRLEAAGVPSLASRGHRRHRPHVTLAVAGRIPEGARHDLRAELSLLSVPDLWLYTLGTFPSDESVLLLGAVVDTELIAVHSAVHDVLAGKVSAPSAYYFPGAWIPHCTLAIGITGAELAKGFTELCPPEPIRAPVSEIGVIDTRTGDVETVLAL from the coding sequence ATGGCGCACGCGCTCGGGCTGTTCTTCGACGACTCCGCCGAGGACGCGGTCCGGGCGCTGTGGAAACGACTGGAGGCGGCCGGGGTGCCGAGCCTGGCCTCCCGCGGTCACCGCAGGCATCGGCCGCACGTCACGCTCGCCGTCGCGGGCCGGATCCCCGAGGGCGCGCGCCACGACCTGCGCGCCGAGCTGAGCCTGCTCTCGGTGCCCGACCTGTGGCTCTACACGCTGGGCACCTTCCCCAGCGACGAGTCGGTGCTGCTGCTCGGCGCCGTCGTCGACACCGAGCTGATCGCGGTGCACTCCGCGGTCCACGACGTGCTGGCGGGCAAGGTCTCGGCCCCGTCGGCCTACTACTTCCCGGGCGCGTGGATCCCGCACTGCACGCTGGCCATCGGGATCACCGGCGCCGAGCTGGCCAAGGGCTTCACCGAGCTGTGCCCGCCGGAACCGATCCGGGCACCGGTCAGCGAGATCGGCGTCATCGACACTCGCACCGGAGACGTCGAGACCGTGCTGGCGCTCTGA
- a CDS encoding A/G-specific adenine glycosylase: MKIGAERDAATSPLNPVELIDWFAATARPLPWRAPGTTGWGVLVSETMLQQTPVARVQPIWEEWMARWPRPSDLAAAGQAEVLRAWGKLGYPRRALRLHEAAGTIAAEHGDVVPSDVDTLLALPGIGAYTARAVAAFAYGRRAPVVDTNVRRVVARAVHGAGDAGPPSTRRDLADVEALLPDTDAEAARLSAALMELGQVVCTVRSPACETCPIAHDCAWQHAGRPAYAGPPKKVQKFAGTDRQVRGKLLDVLRGTDGPVTRDQLDAVWADAGQRDRCLDSLLVDGLLEQTDDGRFALPGEH; this comes from the coding sequence ATGAAGATCGGTGCCGAACGAGATGCCGCAACCTCCCCGCTGAACCCCGTCGAGCTCATCGACTGGTTCGCGGCGACCGCGCGCCCGCTGCCGTGGCGCGCTCCCGGCACGACCGGATGGGGTGTGCTGGTCAGCGAGACGATGCTCCAGCAGACCCCGGTGGCCCGGGTGCAGCCCATCTGGGAGGAGTGGATGGCGCGCTGGCCGCGCCCCTCCGACCTGGCGGCGGCCGGCCAGGCCGAGGTGCTGCGCGCGTGGGGCAAACTGGGCTACCCGCGCCGGGCGCTGCGCCTGCACGAGGCCGCCGGCACCATCGCCGCCGAGCACGGCGACGTGGTCCCCTCCGACGTCGACACCCTGCTGGCGCTGCCCGGCATCGGCGCCTACACCGCCCGCGCGGTGGCCGCCTTCGCCTACGGCAGGCGCGCTCCCGTCGTGGACACCAACGTCCGCCGCGTCGTGGCCCGCGCGGTCCACGGCGCCGGTGACGCGGGCCCGCCGTCGACCAGGCGGGACCTCGCCGACGTCGAGGCGCTGCTGCCCGACACCGACGCCGAGGCCGCGCGGCTGTCGGCGGCGCTGATGGAGCTGGGGCAGGTCGTCTGCACCGTCCGCTCCCCCGCGTGCGAGACGTGCCCGATCGCCCACGACTGCGCCTGGCAGCACGCGGGCAGGCCCGCCTACGCCGGTCCGCCGAAGAAGGTCCAGAAGTTCGCGGGCACCGACCGCCAGGTGCGCGGCAAGCTCCTCGACGTGCTGCGCGGCACCGACGGCCCGGTCACCCGCGACCAGCTCGACGCGGTGTGGGCCGACGCGGGCCAGCGCGACCGCTGCCTGGACTCGCTGCTGGTCGACGGGCTGCTGGAGCAGACCGACGACGGCCGGTTCGCGCTCCCCGGCGAGCACTGA
- a CDS encoding beta-class carbonic anhydrase, with amino-acid sequence MTACDEIVHRNELHVRDARDPGLPAQPSLRVAVVTCMDCRIDLGASLGLSTGEAHVIRNAGGAVTDDVIRSLAVSQRKLGTREVMLIHHTGCGMATFTEGEFKGELEAETGQRPSWSVETFADAEQDVRQCMARVRRSPFLGLTTSLRGFVADIGTGALTEVFETAADASAPTGARG; translated from the coding sequence GTGACCGCCTGCGACGAGATCGTGCACCGCAACGAGCTCCACGTCCGCGACGCCCGGGATCCCGGCCTGCCCGCGCAGCCCTCGCTGCGGGTCGCGGTCGTGACGTGCATGGACTGCCGGATCGACCTCGGTGCGAGCCTCGGGCTGAGCACCGGCGAGGCGCACGTCATCCGCAACGCGGGCGGGGCGGTGACCGACGACGTGATCCGGTCGCTGGCGGTCAGCCAGCGCAAGCTCGGCACCCGCGAGGTCATGCTCATCCACCACACCGGCTGCGGGATGGCGACCTTCACCGAAGGTGAGTTCAAGGGCGAGCTGGAGGCCGAGACCGGCCAGCGGCCGTCGTGGTCGGTGGAGACCTTCGCCGACGCCGAGCAGGACGTGCGCCAGTGCATGGCACGCGTGCGGCGCAGCCCGTTCCTGGGCCTGACGACGAGCCTGCGCGGCTTCGTGGCCGACATCGGCACGGGTGCCCTGACCGAGGTCTTCGAGACCGCTGCGGACGCCTCCGCCCCCACCGGGGCGCGCGGCTGA
- the disA gene encoding DNA integrity scanning diadenylate cyclase DisA, which yields MNEKLRATLAWLAPGTALRDGLERILRGRTGGLVVLGYDEVVESLCDGGFHLDVEFSATRLRELSKMDGAVVLSSDATRIVRANVQLVPDASIRTDESGTRHRSAERTAIHTGYPVVSVSQSMSIISLYFQGHRHLLIGSPDILSRANQALATLERYTARLAEVAQTLSALEIEDYVTLRDAMTVVQRLEMVRRIADEIEVDVVELGQDGRLIELQLDELVGAERDTRGTGKRGRTLDRVDVDRELIVQEYLPTGGPMPTSEEVAEALAKLDGTELLDLTAIAKAFGYPGTPEVLDQHLQPRGYRLLARVPRLPAVARKQLVEHFGSLQNLLAATAEDLSVVESVGESRARQVREGLSRLAEASIMDRYA from the coding sequence GTGAACGAGAAGCTGCGCGCCACGCTCGCCTGGCTCGCGCCCGGCACGGCGCTGCGCGACGGCCTGGAACGCATCCTGCGCGGCCGCACCGGCGGGCTGGTCGTGCTCGGCTACGACGAGGTGGTGGAGTCGCTGTGCGACGGCGGCTTCCACCTCGACGTCGAGTTCAGCGCGACCCGGCTGCGCGAGCTGTCCAAGATGGACGGTGCGGTGGTGCTCTCCTCCGACGCGACCCGGATCGTGCGCGCCAACGTGCAGCTCGTCCCCGACGCCAGCATCCGGACCGACGAGTCGGGAACGCGGCACCGCTCGGCCGAGCGCACCGCCATCCATACCGGCTACCCGGTGGTCTCGGTGAGCCAGTCGATGAGCATCATCAGCCTCTACTTCCAGGGCCACCGCCACCTGCTCATCGGTTCGCCGGACATCCTCTCCCGCGCCAACCAGGCGCTGGCCACGCTGGAGCGCTACACGGCGCGGCTGGCCGAGGTCGCCCAGACCCTGTCGGCGCTGGAGATCGAGGACTACGTGACGCTGCGGGACGCGATGACCGTCGTGCAGCGACTGGAGATGGTGCGCCGCATCGCCGACGAGATCGAGGTCGACGTGGTCGAGCTCGGCCAGGACGGCAGGCTGATCGAGCTCCAGCTCGACGAGCTGGTCGGCGCCGAGCGGGACACTCGCGGCACCGGGAAGCGCGGCCGGACGCTGGACCGGGTCGACGTCGACCGGGAGCTGATCGTGCAGGAGTACCTGCCGACCGGCGGTCCGATGCCGACGTCCGAGGAGGTCGCCGAGGCGCTGGCCAAGCTGGACGGGACCGAGCTGCTGGACCTCACCGCGATCGCGAAGGCGTTCGGCTACCCCGGTACGCCCGAGGTGCTGGACCAGCACCTCCAGCCGCGCGGCTACCGGCTGCTGGCCAGGGTGCCGAGGCTGCCCGCGGTGGCCCGCAAGCAGCTCGTCGAGCACTTCGGTTCGCTGCAGAACCTGCTGGCGGCGACCGCCGAGGACCTGAGCGTGGTGGAGTCGGTCGGCGAGTCGCGGGCGCGGCAGGTCCGCGAGGGCCTGTCCCGGCTGGCCGAAGCCTCGATCATGGACCGCTACGCCTGA
- the radA gene encoding DNA repair protein RadA: MPAKNARTARPGFRCADCGHEVAKWVGRCPSCQAWGTIDEAAAARPALAKVAAGAPATPARPIAEVDLDSARAVSTGIGELDRVLGGGIVPGAVVLMAGEPGVGKSTLLLEVAHRWAATGGGGPSLYVTGEESAGQVRLRAERTDSVHPQLYLGAESDLGSVLGHVDSVKPGLLIVDSVQTVQSPEAEGSPGGVTQVRAVTSALVALAKERGLPVLLVGHVTKDGAVAGPRVLEHLVDVVLHFEGDRHSSLRMLRGVKNRFGPSDEVGCFEQRDDGIAEVADPSGLFVNRQETQVEGTAVTVMVEGKRPLLAEVQALVTPTQMTMPRRAVSGLDSARVSMMLAVLDKHGGVKTGDQEVFAATVGGMKVSEPAADLAVALAVASSRRGVPLPSNVIAVGEVGLAGEIRRVNAVGRRLAEAARLGFDHALVPPDSGPLPRGVRTTVVPDIRAALRVLKRART; this comes from the coding sequence GTGCCCGCGAAGAACGCCCGTACCGCCCGTCCCGGCTTCCGCTGCGCCGACTGCGGCCACGAGGTGGCCAAGTGGGTCGGTCGCTGCCCGAGCTGCCAGGCGTGGGGCACGATCGACGAGGCCGCCGCGGCCCGGCCCGCGCTGGCCAAGGTCGCCGCGGGCGCCCCGGCCACCCCGGCCCGCCCGATCGCCGAGGTCGACCTCGACTCCGCGCGGGCGGTCTCGACCGGCATCGGCGAGCTCGACCGCGTGCTCGGCGGCGGCATCGTGCCGGGCGCGGTGGTGCTGATGGCCGGCGAGCCCGGAGTCGGCAAGTCCACGCTGCTGCTGGAGGTCGCCCACCGCTGGGCCGCGACCGGCGGGGGCGGGCCCTCCCTCTACGTCACGGGTGAGGAATCCGCTGGTCAGGTGCGCCTCCGGGCGGAGCGGACCGACTCGGTCCACCCGCAGCTCTACCTCGGCGCCGAGAGCGACCTGGGCTCGGTGCTCGGGCACGTGGACTCGGTCAAGCCCGGCCTGCTGATCGTCGACTCCGTGCAGACCGTGCAGTCACCGGAGGCCGAGGGCAGCCCCGGCGGCGTGACCCAGGTGCGCGCGGTGACCTCCGCGCTGGTCGCGCTGGCCAAGGAGCGGGGGCTGCCGGTGCTGCTGGTCGGGCACGTGACCAAGGACGGCGCGGTCGCGGGTCCGCGCGTGCTGGAACACCTGGTCGACGTGGTGCTGCACTTCGAGGGCGACCGGCACTCCTCGCTGCGGATGCTGCGCGGGGTCAAGAACCGCTTCGGCCCCTCCGACGAGGTGGGCTGCTTCGAGCAGCGCGACGACGGCATCGCCGAGGTCGCCGACCCGTCGGGGCTGTTCGTCAACCGCCAGGAGACGCAGGTCGAGGGCACCGCGGTGACGGTCATGGTCGAGGGCAAGCGCCCGCTGCTGGCCGAGGTGCAGGCGCTGGTGACGCCCACCCAGATGACGATGCCGCGGCGCGCGGTCAGCGGACTGGACTCCGCGCGCGTGTCGATGATGCTCGCGGTGCTGGACAAGCACGGCGGGGTCAAGACCGGCGACCAGGAGGTGTTCGCGGCGACCGTGGGCGGCATGAAGGTCTCCGAGCCTGCGGCCGACCTCGCCGTGGCGCTGGCGGTCGCCTCGTCTCGCCGGGGCGTGCCGCTGCCGTCGAACGTGATCGCAGTGGGCGAGGTCGGGCTGGCGGGCGAGATCCGCCGGGTCAACGCCGTCGGCCGCAGGCTCGCCGAGGCGGCCCGGCTGGGCTTCGACCACGCGCTGGTGCCGCCGGACTCCGGTCCGCTGCCGCGCGGCGTGCGGACCACCGTCGTGCCCGACATCCGCGCCGCGCTGCGCGTCCTCAAGCGGGCCCGGACGTGA
- a CDS encoding CarD family transcriptional regulator: MVFKVGETVVYPHHGAALIEAIETRVIKGEEKQYLVLKVAQGDLTVRVPADNAEIVGVRDVVGQEGLDRVFDVLRAPHTEEPTNWSRRYKANLEKLASGDVNKVAEVVRDLWRREKDRGLSAGEKRMLAKARQILVSELALAEGTDEGKAETLLDEVLATAV, encoded by the coding sequence ATGGTTTTCAAGGTCGGAGAGACCGTCGTCTACCCGCATCACGGTGCCGCGCTCATCGAAGCAATCGAGACTCGTGTGATCAAGGGCGAGGAGAAGCAGTACCTCGTCCTGAAAGTCGCGCAGGGTGACCTGACCGTACGCGTTCCCGCCGACAACGCCGAGATCGTCGGCGTCCGGGACGTCGTCGGCCAGGAGGGTCTCGACCGGGTCTTCGACGTGCTGCGTGCGCCGCACACCGAGGAACCGACCAACTGGTCCCGTCGGTACAAGGCCAACCTCGAGAAGCTCGCCTCCGGCGATGTGAACAAGGTGGCCGAAGTGGTGCGCGACCTCTGGCGACGCGAGAAGGATCGTGGCCTGTCCGCAGGCGAGAAGCGCATGCTGGCCAAGGCTCGTCAGATACTGGTCAGCGAGCTGGCGCTGGCCGAAGGTACCGACGAGGGCAAGGCGGAGACCCTGCTGGACGAAGTCCTTGCCACCGCGGTCTGA